In a single window of the Pongo abelii isolate AG06213 chromosome 1, NHGRI_mPonAbe1-v2.0_pri, whole genome shotgun sequence genome:
- the SLC45A3 gene encoding solute carrier family 45 member 3: MVQRLWVSRLLRHRKAQLLLVNLLTFGLEVCLAAGITYVPPLLLEVGVEEKFMTMVLGIGPVLGLVSVPLLGSASDHWHGRYGRRRPFIWVLSLGILLSLFLIPRAGWLAGLLCPDPRPLELALLILGVGLLDFCGQVCFTPLEALLSDLFRDPDHCRQAYSVYAFMISLGGCLGYLLPAIDWDTSALAPYLGTQEECLFGLLTLIFLTCVAATLLVAEEAALGPTEPAEGLSAPSLPPHCCPCWARLAFRNLGALLPRLHQLCCRMPRTLRRLFVAELCSWMALMTFTLFYTDFVGEGLYQGVPRAEPGTEARRHYDEGVRMGSLGLFLQCTISLVFSLVMDRLVQRFGTRAVYLASVAAFPVAAGATCLSHSVAVVTASAALTGFTFSALQILPYTLASLYHREKQVFLPKYRGDAGGASSEDSLMTSFLPGPKPGAPFPNGHVGAGGSGLLPPPPALCGASACDVSVRVVVGEPTEARVVPGRGICLDLAILDSAFLLSQVAPSLFMGSIVQLSQSVTAYMVSAAGLGLVAIYFATQVVFDKSDLAKYSV; this comes from the exons ATGGTCCAGAGGCTGTGGGTGAGCCGCCTGCTGCGGCACCGGAAAGCCCAGCTCTTGCTGGTCAACCTGCTAACCTTTGGCCTGGAGGTGTGTTTGGCCGCAGGCATCACCTATGTGCCGCCTCTGCTGCTGGAAGTGGGGGTAGAGGAGAAGTTCATGACCATGGTGCTGG GCATTGGTCCAGTGCTGGGCCTGGTCTCTGTCCCGCTCCTAGGCTCAGCCAGTGACCACTGGCACGGACGCTATGGCCGCCGCCGGCCCTTCATCTGGGTGCTGTCCTTGGGCATCCTGCTGAGCCTCTTTCTCATCCCAAGGGCCGGCTGGCTGGCAGGGTTGCTGTGCCCGGATCCCAGGCCCCTGGAGCTGGCACTGCTCATCCTGGGCGTGGGGCTGCTGGACTTCTGTGGCCAGGTGTGCTTCACTCCACTGGAGGCCCTGCTCTCTGACCTCTTCCGGGACCCGGACCACTGTCGCCAGGCCTACTCTGTCTATGCCTTCATGATCAGTCTTGGGGGCTGCCTGGGCTACCTCCTGCCTGCCATTGACTGGGACACCAGTGCCCTGGCCCCCTACCTGGGCACCCAGGAGGAGTGCCTCTTTGGCCTGCTCACCCTCATCTTCCTCACCTGCGTAGCAGCCACACTGCTGGTGGCTGAGGAGGCAGCGCTGGGCCCCACTGAGCCAGCAGAAGGGCTGTCGGCCCCCTCCTTGCCTCCCCACTGCTGTCCATGCTGGGCCCGCTTGGCTTTCCGGAACCTGGGCGCCCTGCTTCCCCGACTGCACCAGCTGTGCTGCCGCATGCCCCGCACCCTGCGCCGGCTCTTCGTGGCTGAGCTGTGCAGCTGGATGGCACTCATGACCTTCACGCTGTTTTACACGGATTTCGTGGGCGAGGGGCTGTACCAGGGCGTGCCCAGAGCTGAGCCGGGCACCGAGGCCCGGAGACACTATGATGAAG GCGTTCGGATGGGCAGTCTGGGGCTGTTCCTGCAGTGCACCATCTCCCTGGTCTTCTCTCTGGTCATGGACCGGCTGGTGCAGCGGTTCGGCACTCGAGCAGTCTATTTGGCCAGTGTGGCAGCTTTCCCTGTGGCTGCCGGTGCCACATGCCTCTCCCACAGTGTGGCCGTGGTGACGGCTTCAGCCGCCCTCACCGGGTTCACCTTCTCAGCCCTGCAGATCCTGCCCTACACACTGGCTTCCCTCTACCACCGGGAGAAGCAG GTGTTCCTGCCCAAATACCGAGGGGACGCTGGAGGCGCTAGCAGTGAGGACAGCCTGATGACCAGCTTCCTGCCAGGCCCTAAGCCTGGAGCTCCCTTCCCTAATGGACACGTGGGTGCTGGAGGCAGTGGCCTGCTCCCGCCTCCGCCCGCGCTCTGCGGGGCCTCTGCCTGCGACGTCTCCGTACGTGTGGTGGTGGGTGAGCCCACCGAGGCAAGGGTGGTTCCGGGCCGGGGCATCTGCCTGGACCTCGCCATCCTGGATAGTGCCTTCCTGCTGTCCCAGGTGGCCCCGTCCCTGTTTATGGGCTCCATCGTCCAGCTCAGCCAGTCTGTCACTGCCTATATGGTGTCTGCTGCAGGCCTGGGTCTGGTCGCCATTTACTTTGCTACACAGGTAGTATTTGACAAGAGCGACTTGGCCAAATACTCAGTGTAG